From the Serratia nematodiphila DZ0503SBS1 genome, one window contains:
- a CDS encoding carbohydrate ABC transporter permease produces the protein MSLAETATVTLKPSRRTARPALNRLERAERFWGWVMILPLLLGVTVFYLIPFLQNIFYSFTDLNQFMRWSSISVDNYLNLFEDDDFYTAAANTLFYVVVCVPISLSLSLLLAIGLNQNIRGKGLLRTLLFLPAVTMPAAVAMVWQWLFNKDFGLINQALGLLHIAPVAWLSDPDVVRISVSIIIIWSSLALKIIILLAGLQSIPRQLYEAADIDGIGTLRRFFCITLPMMVPTLFFVSVMSFIEILQIFDVVFLMFDRALVENDVMTVTNLFYKYAFYLQEKGYASAITVVLFAVTLVITLIQMAIGKRLKVS, from the coding sequence ATGTCGCTGGCAGAAACGGCTACGGTCACCCTGAAACCATCCCGGCGCACCGCCCGCCCCGCGCTCAATCGGCTCGAACGCGCCGAACGCTTCTGGGGCTGGGTGATGATCCTGCCGCTGCTGTTGGGGGTGACGGTGTTTTACCTGATCCCCTTTTTGCAGAACATTTTCTACAGCTTTACCGATCTGAACCAATTCATGCGCTGGAGCAGCATCAGCGTCGATAACTATCTCAACCTGTTTGAAGACGACGACTTCTACACTGCCGCCGCCAACACCCTGTTTTACGTGGTGGTCTGCGTGCCGATCAGCCTGAGCCTGTCGCTGCTGCTGGCGATTGGCCTCAACCAGAACATCCGCGGCAAAGGCCTGCTGCGCACCCTGCTGTTCCTGCCGGCGGTCACCATGCCAGCGGCGGTGGCCATGGTGTGGCAATGGCTGTTCAACAAGGATTTCGGCCTGATCAATCAGGCGTTGGGCCTGCTGCACATTGCGCCGGTCGCCTGGTTGTCCGATCCGGACGTGGTGCGCATCAGCGTGTCCATCATCATCATCTGGTCGTCGCTGGCGCTGAAAATCATCATTTTGCTGGCCGGGCTGCAGAGCATTCCGCGCCAGCTGTACGAAGCGGCGGACATCGACGGCATCGGCACCCTGCGGCGCTTCTTCTGCATCACGCTGCCGATGATGGTGCCGACGCTGTTCTTCGTGTCGGTGATGAGCTTTATCGAGATCCTGCAAATCTTTGACGTGGTGTTCCTGATGTTCGACCGCGCACTGGTGGAGAACGACGTGATGACCGTCACCAACCTGTTCTACAAGTACGCGTTTTACCTGCAGGAAAAAGGTTACGCCTCCGCCATCACCGTGGTGCTGTTCGCCGTCACGTTGGTGATCACCCTGATTCAAATGGCGATCGGCAAGCGCCTGAAAGTCAGCTGA
- a CDS encoding PfkB family carbohydrate kinase has product MQQASPLRSPPIDVISIQSQVVYGSVGNGIAYRALLKKGLEALQVPSVLFGCPPYYGKPHGGVISGEWFGGFLDDLIARGVMKRTRAVIVGYLGDVMQCHILANWLQRVRALNPQIRIYIDPVMGDYGEGIYVDERIVNCYRSPFLRLANGLTPNGFELEQLCGRSLSSREQTQRAAQALLNDTTEWVLVTSAPGVAQHEDEVGLMLVTRQEAQCFTHPKVKSAVKGTGDLFTALLVSHLLQGAALDAAVIAAGGEVCDVLAEAAHFGWEEIGSLRALKP; this is encoded by the coding sequence ATGCAACAGGCTTCACCCTTGCGATCACCGCCCATCGACGTGATCAGCATTCAATCTCAGGTGGTTTACGGCAGCGTCGGCAACGGCATCGCCTACCGCGCCCTGCTGAAAAAGGGGCTGGAAGCGCTGCAGGTGCCCAGCGTGCTGTTCGGCTGCCCGCCCTATTACGGCAAGCCGCATGGCGGCGTCATCTCCGGCGAGTGGTTCGGCGGCTTTCTCGACGATCTGATCGCCCGCGGCGTGATGAAACGCACCCGGGCGGTGATCGTCGGTTACCTGGGCGACGTGATGCAGTGCCATATTCTGGCCAACTGGCTGCAGCGGGTGCGCGCCCTCAATCCGCAGATAAGGATCTATATCGATCCGGTGATGGGCGATTACGGCGAAGGGATCTACGTGGATGAGCGCATCGTCAATTGCTATCGTTCACCGTTCCTGCGGCTGGCCAACGGCCTGACGCCGAACGGCTTCGAACTGGAGCAGCTGTGCGGCCGCTCTCTGAGCAGCCGGGAGCAGACGCAACGCGCCGCGCAGGCGCTGTTGAACGACACCACCGAATGGGTGCTGGTCACCAGCGCGCCGGGCGTGGCACAGCACGAAGACGAAGTGGGTTTAATGTTGGTCACCCGGCAGGAAGCGCAGTGCTTTACCCATCCGAAGGTCAAATCGGCGGTCAAAGGCACCGGCGATCTGTTCACCGCACTGCTGGTGAGCCATCTGCTGCAGGGCGCCGCGCTCGACGCGGCCGTGATCGCCGCCGGCGGCGAAGTGTGCGACGTGCTGGCCGAAGCGGCGCATTTCGGTTGGGAAGAGATCGGCAGCCTGCGGGCATTAAAACCGTAA
- a CDS encoding DUF4091 domain-containing protein — protein sequence MRLSLVFTHCLEKVFHRQNMPPIAVENRLSGLNNEVLSWQAVYCLQTPGNETRHELCYQLDGPLAEYISVRQVQSVPSGFPCYRETDENYLTTEPGLFPDPLMPLPQRRFFAACRYYGSLWLTLTPPADAQLAGDFPLTLRLLDAQSGEALAEATLTLHLVPAALPPQTLLHTEWLHTDCLADYYRLAVFSPAYWRAVRNFVRCAVQAGVNMLLTPLFTPPLDTAVGGERTTVQLVRVTHSAHGYGFDFSRLAQWVALAQEEGIEHFEIAPLFTQWGAAHAPKIVVEEQGETRTPFGWHTDAQGEAYQRFLQALLPALTAWFRERGLERQVWFHVSDEPTLDNLAAYRRASAALRPLLDGFRTFDALSDFAFYQQGLVETPVVATDHLEPFIEHQVPGLWAYYCCVQKTEVANRFFAQPSARNRILGVQLYLYRIAGFLHWGFNFYNSAHSRERINPYAVTDSGHAFPSGDPFVVYPGEDLQPVESLRLRVLHQGLQDMRALQLLESLTDRATVEALIESELGMRITFKRYPHQAGPLLRLRDAVNRRIEALLAPM from the coding sequence ATGCGCCTGTCTCTGGTATTTACGCATTGCCTGGAAAAAGTATTTCATCGCCAAAATATGCCGCCCATTGCCGTGGAAAATCGGCTGAGCGGGTTAAATAACGAGGTGCTGTCCTGGCAGGCGGTGTACTGTTTGCAAACTCCGGGCAACGAGACTCGCCATGAGCTGTGTTATCAACTCGACGGGCCGCTGGCGGAGTATATCAGCGTGCGCCAGGTGCAATCGGTGCCGAGCGGTTTTCCCTGTTATCGCGAGACCGATGAGAATTACCTGACCACCGAGCCGGGCTTATTTCCCGATCCGCTGATGCCGCTGCCGCAACGGCGTTTTTTTGCCGCCTGCCGCTATTATGGCAGCCTGTGGTTGACCCTGACGCCGCCGGCCGACGCGCAACTGGCCGGCGACTTTCCGTTGACCCTGCGGCTGCTGGATGCCCAGAGCGGCGAGGCGCTGGCCGAGGCCACACTGACGCTGCATCTGGTGCCCGCGGCGTTGCCGCCGCAAACGCTGTTGCACACCGAATGGCTGCACACCGACTGCCTGGCGGATTACTACCGTTTGGCGGTGTTCAGCCCGGCGTACTGGCGCGCGGTACGCAACTTTGTGCGCTGCGCGGTGCAGGCCGGCGTCAATATGCTGCTGACGCCGCTGTTCACGCCGCCGCTGGATACCGCCGTCGGCGGCGAACGGACCACGGTACAGTTGGTGAGGGTGACACATTCGGCGCACGGGTATGGCTTCGATTTCAGCCGTTTGGCGCAGTGGGTGGCGTTGGCGCAGGAAGAGGGCATCGAGCACTTCGAAATCGCGCCGCTGTTTACCCAATGGGGCGCGGCGCATGCGCCGAAGATAGTGGTGGAGGAGCAGGGCGAGACGCGAACGCCGTTCGGCTGGCACACCGATGCGCAGGGCGAAGCGTATCAGCGTTTCCTACAGGCGCTGCTGCCGGCGTTGACCGCCTGGTTCCGCGAACGGGGGCTGGAACGGCAGGTATGGTTCCATGTTTCCGATGAGCCGACGTTGGACAACCTGGCGGCCTACCGGCGCGCCAGCGCCGCGCTGCGCCCGCTGCTGGATGGCTTCCGCACCTTCGATGCGCTGTCGGATTTCGCGTTTTATCAGCAAGGCCTGGTGGAAACCCCGGTCGTTGCGACCGACCACCTCGAACCTTTTATCGAACACCAGGTCCCCGGCCTGTGGGCCTATTACTGCTGCGTGCAGAAGACTGAGGTCGCCAATCGCTTCTTCGCTCAGCCTTCGGCGCGCAACCGCATATTGGGCGTGCAGCTGTATCTGTACCGCATCGCCGGCTTTCTGCACTGGGGATTCAACTTCTATAACAGCGCCCATTCGCGTGAACGCATCAATCCGTACGCGGTGACCGACAGCGGCCATGCGTTTCCCTCCGGCGATCCGTTCGTGGTCTATCCCGGTGAGGATCTGCAGCCGGTGGAGTCGCTGCGCCTGCGGGTGCTGCACCAGGGTCTGCAGGACATGCGCGCACTGCAGCTGCTGGAGAGTTTGACCGATCGGGCGACGGTGGAAGCGCTTATAGAAAGTGAGCTGGGCATGCGCATCACCTTCAAGCGTTATCCGCACCAGGCCGGGCCGCTGCTGCGCCTGCGCGACGCGGTAAACCGCCGCATCGAAGCGTTGCTGGCGCCGATGTGA
- a CDS encoding flagellar brake protein translates to MEHSDNGLFIKRERFEVLAILREICKQRTPLRVENQQHRFQSLLLSVGPDNIVFSGEEAENAIDGACTIVIESHDAKIEFSVGQAELTEHQGVQACSTRLPQELVYIQRRRQFRITTPHWRQFFCTGEYPDGTPYELRIHDLSAGGVGLRFDGPLPDFFQPGLQFKKAVLDLGSYGSFKVNMELVVVNDDQETDDNDQVVHFSRLSCRFLKLGLAMERKIQSAVFAFELDFNKKKKR, encoded by the coding sequence GTGGAGCACAGCGATAACGGACTGTTTATCAAACGGGAGCGTTTTGAAGTTCTGGCGATTCTGCGTGAAATTTGCAAACAACGCACGCCGCTGCGCGTAGAAAATCAGCAGCACCGGTTTCAAAGTCTGTTATTGAGCGTCGGGCCGGACAATATCGTGTTTAGCGGTGAGGAAGCGGAAAACGCCATCGACGGCGCCTGCACCATCGTGATTGAAAGCCACGACGCCAAAATCGAGTTTTCCGTCGGCCAGGCGGAGCTGACCGAACATCAGGGCGTCCAGGCCTGCTCGACCCGGCTGCCGCAGGAGTTGGTCTACATCCAGCGCCGCCGCCAGTTCCGCATCACCACGCCGCACTGGCGCCAATTCTTCTGTACCGGCGAATACCCGGACGGCACGCCTTATGAGCTGCGTATCCACGATCTGTCCGCCGGCGGCGTCGGTTTGCGCTTCGATGGTCCACTGCCGGATTTCTTCCAGCCGGGTCTGCAGTTCAAGAAAGCGGTGTTGGATCTGGGCAGCTACGGCAGCTTCAAGGTCAATATGGAGCTGGTGGTGGTCAACGACGATCAGGAAACCGACGATAACGACCAGGTGGTGCACTTCTCGCGCCTGTCGTGCCGTTTCCTCAAGCTGGGGCTGGCGATGGAGCGCAAAATTCAGAGCGCGGTGTTCGCCTTCGAGCTGGATTTCAACAAAAAGAAAAAACGCTGA
- a CDS encoding ABC transporter substrate-binding protein, with translation MSPIKNTGRLLAHSILASALLLPTLLHAADKITLRYAVWDRNQLPAEQEIAKRFEQANPDIRIEIELTPSAQYFVKLDSAAAGGVAPDIFWINMPYFVQYAKNGIMEPLAPYIKDSGLKLDDVVASSVKAYQYDGQQMAIPRDVDSIAVWYNKKLFDQAGVSYPTSDWSWDDLKSKAAALKNGLKGAAFPLVMDLSIDGQDSYMNLLFQNGNHIVPKDGQPTDIANDKSLWVYQQLQGMMKDGLMPSAQQMSEVKTENIFQSNRAAMVYAGSWLAAPFANNPLINDHIGVVMMPKIERQSGVAHSLAFAMSAKSAHKQAAWKYIAFMSSEASQAELAKVVIPANKTAAKVWAQQIQKVDVSPYIQTLEVTQAYPTAGTNTPKWQNMWIASLKKIFMGADAKQEMDKSVKKIARVMEQ, from the coding sequence ATGTCACCGATAAAAAATACCGGCCGCCTGCTGGCGCATTCTATTCTTGCCAGCGCATTATTATTACCTACGCTGCTCCATGCCGCAGATAAAATAACTTTACGCTATGCCGTTTGGGACAGAAACCAATTACCCGCCGAACAGGAGATTGCCAAGCGTTTTGAACAGGCTAATCCGGATATAAGAATAGAAATAGAATTAACTCCCTCGGCGCAATATTTCGTTAAATTAGATTCCGCCGCTGCCGGCGGCGTAGCGCCAGATATATTCTGGATCAATATGCCTTATTTTGTGCAGTACGCCAAAAACGGCATTATGGAGCCGTTGGCGCCCTATATTAAGGACAGCGGCCTTAAACTGGACGACGTGGTCGCCAGCTCGGTGAAAGCCTATCAGTACGACGGCCAACAGATGGCCATCCCGCGCGACGTCGATTCCATCGCCGTGTGGTACAACAAAAAACTGTTCGATCAGGCCGGCGTCAGCTATCCCACCAGCGACTGGAGCTGGGACGATCTGAAGAGCAAGGCCGCCGCGCTGAAAAACGGGCTGAAAGGCGCCGCCTTCCCGCTGGTGATGGATCTCAGCATCGACGGTCAGGACAGTTACATGAACCTGCTGTTCCAAAACGGCAATCACATCGTGCCGAAAGATGGCCAGCCCACCGACATCGCCAACGACAAATCCCTCTGGGTCTATCAGCAGCTGCAGGGCATGATGAAAGACGGCCTGATGCCAAGCGCCCAGCAGATGAGCGAAGTCAAAACCGAGAACATCTTCCAGTCCAACCGCGCCGCGATGGTCTATGCCGGTTCCTGGCTGGCGGCGCCGTTCGCCAATAACCCGCTGATCAACGACCACATCGGCGTGGTGATGATGCCCAAAATTGAACGCCAGTCCGGCGTGGCCCACAGTTTGGCCTTCGCCATGTCGGCGAAAAGCGCCCACAAGCAGGCCGCCTGGAAATATATCGCCTTCATGAGCAGCGAGGCCTCACAGGCGGAGCTGGCCAAGGTGGTGATCCCGGCCAACAAGACGGCAGCCAAAGTCTGGGCGCAGCAGATTCAGAAAGTCGACGTCTCGCCTTACATCCAGACCCTGGAAGTGACCCAGGCTTACCCCACCGCCGGCACCAATACGCCGAAGTGGCAAAACATGTGGATCGCCAGCCTGAAGAAGATCTTTATGGGCGCGGACGCCAAACAGGAAATGGACAAATCGGTCAAGAAGATCGCGCGCGTCATGGAGCAGTAA
- a CDS encoding N-formylglutamate amidohydrolase: MPHSFIPPLLSADEPPAAAVETPRGKAPFLLLCDHAGKAIPQSLGDLGLPPGEIERHIGWDIGALGVSRHLSRQLDATLIHQRYSRLVIDCNRAPGIASSIPHLSELTPIPGNIGIDAEHALAREREVFLPYHHAIDEHLGQRQLRELPTAVIAMHSFTPVFKGESRPWQVGLLFNRYPEFARLLAELLREEGDLQVGINEPYAMTDATDYTLPVHAERRGLPYVGIEIRQDLIADERGQQAWAKRFARLLPQAWQRWQI; this comes from the coding sequence ATGCCTCATTCGTTTATCCCGCCGTTATTGTCCGCCGATGAACCGCCCGCCGCCGCCGTTGAAACCCCGCGCGGCAAAGCGCCATTTTTGCTGCTATGCGATCACGCCGGTAAGGCGATACCGCAATCTCTTGGCGATCTCGGCTTACCGCCGGGGGAGATCGAGCGCCACATCGGCTGGGATATCGGTGCGCTGGGCGTATCGCGCCATCTGAGCCGCCAACTGGACGCCACGCTGATTCATCAGCGTTACTCACGGTTGGTGATCGACTGCAACCGCGCGCCCGGCATCGCCAGCTCGATCCCGCATTTGTCTGAACTGACGCCGATACCCGGCAATATCGGCATCGACGCCGAACACGCGCTGGCGCGTGAGCGCGAGGTATTTTTGCCGTATCACCACGCCATCGACGAGCATCTGGGGCAACGTCAGCTGCGCGAACTGCCGACGGCGGTGATCGCCATGCACAGTTTCACACCGGTGTTCAAAGGGGAATCGCGCCCCTGGCAGGTGGGGTTGCTGTTTAATCGCTACCCGGAATTTGCCCGGCTGCTGGCCGAGCTGCTGCGCGAAGAGGGGGATTTGCAGGTGGGGATCAACGAGCCCTATGCAATGACCGACGCCACCGACTACACGTTGCCGGTGCACGCGGAACGGCGCGGGTTGCCTTACGTCGGCATCGAAATTCGCCAGGATCTGATCGCCGACGAACGCGGGCAACAGGCATGGGCGAAACGTTTCGCGCGCCTGCTGCCGCAGGCCTGGCAACGCTGGCAAATTTGA
- the olsF gene encoding ornithine lipid synthase OlsF — protein sequence MFSLDSLLQDAFPHRNTPAWQRSLLRTLLFEKEFKQFAADYPHLKGLDLIEQVVDYFNLSCELVDGDLENIPSQGPVVLVANHPIGSLDGLVLLRAVAAVRPDVKVVANQLLTYIEPLRSLFVPVDNVAYKTSRKQIEGMQQQLDNQGALILFPAGEVSRMSPKGIRDGHWHTGFLRLAAKARAPIVPIHISARNSNLFYFTSLVYRPLSTLLLVREMFQQRGGRIKIRVGGRVPFANWHDGHTSAKDLAERFRRHVYRLGQGKPGLFASESPIALPEDRLELKKALANCERLGVTPDGKTIYLYRRHDEARTPILRELGRLREIAFRAVGEGSGRRRDLDSYDDDYYHLVLWDEEELEIVGAYRFIPTAEQIARKGLESIYSNSLFHYDRDMEPILAQGIELGRSFIQPAYWGKRGLDYLWLGIGAYLSKYPQYRYLFGPVSISGGMPLAARDLLIAFYRLYFSPDHAFAQSRRPYPASLPQVLAQFAGDNYQEDLVRLKSLLSNIGCSIPTLYKQYTELCEPGGVQFIDFGTDPAFNNCIDGLVLVDTTRLKPSRYQRYIAVHQPQPAETA from the coding sequence ATGTTCAGCCTGGATTCTCTGTTGCAAGATGCATTTCCACACCGTAATACCCCCGCCTGGCAGCGCAGCCTGCTAAGAACCCTTCTCTTCGAAAAAGAATTCAAACAGTTCGCCGCCGATTATCCCCATCTGAAAGGGCTCGATCTGATCGAGCAGGTGGTGGACTACTTTAACCTCAGCTGCGAATTGGTGGACGGCGATCTGGAAAACATCCCGAGCCAGGGGCCGGTGGTGCTCGTGGCCAATCACCCGATCGGCTCGCTCGACGGCTTGGTATTGCTGCGCGCCGTTGCCGCGGTGCGCCCGGACGTGAAAGTGGTGGCCAACCAGCTGCTGACCTACATTGAACCGCTGCGCAGCCTGTTCGTGCCGGTGGATAACGTCGCTTATAAAACCAGCCGCAAACAGATTGAAGGCATGCAGCAGCAACTGGACAACCAGGGGGCGCTGATCCTGTTCCCGGCTGGCGAAGTGTCGCGCATGAGCCCGAAAGGCATCCGCGACGGCCACTGGCATACCGGTTTTCTGCGCCTGGCCGCCAAAGCGCGCGCGCCGATCGTGCCGATCCACATCAGCGCACGCAACAGCAACCTGTTCTACTTTACCTCTCTGGTCTACCGGCCGCTGTCGACCTTGCTGCTGGTGCGCGAAATGTTCCAGCAGCGGGGCGGGCGCATCAAGATCCGCGTCGGCGGCCGCGTGCCGTTCGCCAACTGGCACGACGGCCACACCAGCGCCAAGGATCTGGCGGAGCGTTTTCGCCGCCACGTCTATCGTCTGGGCCAGGGCAAGCCGGGGCTGTTCGCCAGCGAATCGCCGATCGCGCTGCCGGAAGATCGTCTGGAGCTGAAAAAGGCGCTGGCGAACTGCGAACGGTTGGGGGTAACGCCGGACGGTAAAACCATCTATCTCTATCGTCGTCATGACGAAGCGCGTACGCCAATTCTGCGCGAGCTGGGGCGCCTGCGCGAGATCGCCTTCCGCGCGGTGGGGGAAGGATCCGGCCGCCGCCGCGATCTGGACAGCTACGACGACGATTACTACCACCTGGTGCTGTGGGATGAGGAGGAGCTGGAGATCGTCGGCGCCTATCGCTTTATCCCTACCGCCGAACAAATTGCGCGCAAAGGGCTGGAAAGCATCTACAGCAACAGCCTGTTCCATTATGACCGCGATATGGAACCGATCCTGGCGCAGGGCATCGAGCTGGGGCGCAGCTTCATTCAGCCGGCCTATTGGGGCAAGCGCGGGCTGGACTATTTGTGGCTGGGCATCGGCGCCTATCTGTCGAAATACCCGCAGTACCGCTATCTGTTCGGCCCGGTGTCGATCTCCGGCGGCATGCCGCTGGCAGCACGTGATTTGCTGATCGCCTTCTATCGGCTCTATTTCTCGCCGGATCACGCGTTCGCGCAGTCGCGGCGGCCTTATCCGGCGTCGCTGCCGCAGGTGCTGGCGCAGTTTGCCGGGGACAACTATCAGGAAGATCTGGTGCGGCTGAAGAGCCTGCTCAGCAATATCGGTTGCTCGATCCCAACGCTGTACAAGCAGTACACCGAACTGTGCGAACCGGGCGGGGTACAGTTTATCGATTTCGGCACCGATCCGGCGTTCAACAACTGTATCGACGGGCTGGTGTTGGTGGATACCACGCGGCTCAAGCCGTCGCGGTATCAGCGTTACATCGCGGTGCACCAGCCGCAGCCGGCCGAGACGGCATGA